The Cuculus canorus isolate bCucCan1 chromosome 3, bCucCan1.pri, whole genome shotgun sequence DNA window CTTGATGGTTTCATGATGGTCTCCTCCTTTCTAGCAGATGAGCGCTCATAAGAACGTTCATGCTTCACCAGGTAGAAACAGTCCTCTTTTATGCCGAGAGAGATAAAATGGGGCAGAGGACCTGGCAATGAGGGTGTCGGCTGCCTGCTCAAACAGGTAACTGCAGAGCACTGCAGACTATGTTGGCTCCTCCAATTGGGAAAACCTCATTGAGAACACAGGCTctttgaatgagaaaaaaattattatgctAATCATTCCAATCCTTCTTTAGCTATCCATGCAGAACTTCACTGCattattcaatatttttcagtctaaTGCACTGAATTAAGTCTtgttaaaaaaagttttgttcCTGTAACACTTTAAATTCCTGCTGAATTTTATCTTTGGGCTTTCTGGGAAAGTATTCCTTTCAtcgttttttttctgtgaactgcAATCCGTTTAACAGAGTGTCCTGCTTTTAGCTGGGACACACTGAGCCCCAATTAACTATCCCAGTTCAATGCCTCTAGCTGGTGTGGGGTGTAAACTGAGACACAGAGCTTTGCAACACTGATGTCCAGCACATTGCAATTAAAAtcactgggggtgagggggagaaGGTGTTCTGAGCAGGAGAATTCCTTGTCAAGACACTTTACTCGGATTCACCAATGTATATAAACCTAAGATATGTAGAGATCTTTAAACACACTACATATAAAGTCTAGGCGCAGAGTAACAGTACCCTTTGGTAGCAGCTATTTTATGCATGGGGATTTCATTCTACACAGAGGTTTTGTAGACAcagaacagtttttcttttagcagaCCTAAAAGACAAAGATCAAACAAGCAGACCTGCTAAAGCTGAAATAAGGCCCCTCTTTCCCTTGCCTCCTGAGAGCTTTCTACTTCCTCCAGTCATACAAGCCCAGGTGAAGACAAGCTGCTGCAAGAACAGTGTATGTCTATTTTGgaattgttattattttaataaagccaaAAAGAGAGGCAGATTCAAGCATGAAAAAGAACCATCAAAATTTGTGCCAGGAAATCCCACCCTCTGCTGATTAGACATTTTCACCTGTACAATGTTCTTTTGAGAACAGCTATTGTAAAGGCTTCAACCTAAACCTAAGGATAACTCACAGGCAGAGAAGCTGTAAATAATGTCGGAGGATATTAATTTTGTCTAATAAAGTGGGTCACAGACCAGGTATATATACTCActcaaaaaaatatatctaaaagCTGACAACACAGAATTGAGCTGCAAATAGAGTTAGAATTAATGGGGATACTGAAACTTTCTAGGACAAACAGAAATCATTGTAATCTATAAATGCAAAGAAGTGATCCAGTGACACGTGATGTGAGTAGGAATTACATGTCCTTCTGACAAAGATCTTCAGGCTGTGTCAGCCTGGGAAATTCAATCTGTGTATCAGCACACGTAGAAAGCTGGACTTGCTCTTCTACTTTCAGCACCAGCCAGTTGTTTAAGCTGGAAATGCTCCTTTAAAATGCTCAGGCtgtggaagaaagggaaaaaaagacaaaaaaaaaaaaaaccccaaaaatacaGACGGGCATAATGAAGTGCAGCTATGAGGAACAGCTTTTTAATGGGAGAGTACAGATGTTCAGTGCACAATGGCTATAGTTTAAATTGAAAAGTGCCACTGTTTGGCTATCATTTAAAATCATGATACCCTAAAGGAGAGATTTTAGGACATGCACACTTGAGGAGCACATACCTAAGGTAGAGCTaaattgttatttcttctttgctctgACTGAGTGAATAGAAAATGGTTTTCATGTGCATGGAAAGCAAAAGATTATACTGCAGCTGGGCTaggagaggaaagcaggaggAGTGAAAGGCAATTCCACCCCCACCCTTGTTAGCCCTGCACTTCAGAACAACCACTGTACATCTTCCAAGTTAGAGATGTTAGAGTGGACCTCTCAGGTGTGGTGGTAAAAGAAGTAATACCTTATATTTTATCAGTCACTAAATAAAAGACACCATTTGGATGCCTAGAGCTCTTCTGCCAGTATCTACTTTAACTTGGGCATTTCAGATCAGCTGTAAATGGCAGTCCTTCTGGCCCTCTTTGAAGAGCAATGACACGCTCTGGATACTGTAGTTACAAGGAGGGATAACTACCAGTCAGACTTACTGGTGCTTCAAGTAGGAGATTATGAAGACCTCtataaaattatgtttctggGGATTTTATCTTCCAAGACAGTACTGGTCGCTAATTGTAACTATATTGGTCACTTATACCACAGCTAGTTATGTCCAGAGTTGCAAATAGTCCTATATGCTCCCCAAAACTCTTTTGCCAGCACTTTTTGCCACCAACTATCCgacagaaagacagagattCCACTTAATGAGCAATGAATCTGACTTTTCCACACACTTCAGAACTATAGCTTTTCCTGGGACAGCAAAAGCTAATGAGTCATGATAAAATGATAAGACAACTACGGTGAAAAGTAATGCAGGCATATTCTGATTGCTTAAAGACTGTCACATTTATCCTATGGCAAATCATGGGGAAAGAATTGCCAATCAGAATAACTTTCTTCTAAAGACAGCAGAAGGGTACAATAGGTAGAACCAATAAAAGTTTTCACTgataaggaaaaatacaaaaaggagCAAAAGAGCCCATTTAGTTCACATGCTTCAGGAGAACACAggtctccttttttccctttctttttcttatctctctttttatgctttctcctttttgctATCTTACACAGCTGTCAGTTTGAGAGTGAGAGAGTCTAGATGTTCTTCAAAAGATCTGATCCCATAGAAGATGTAGGAAGTGGTCAATAGCCttagctgaagaagaaaatacctgGCTCCCATTCCTCAAATGCATATTTTCACCCCTAGACATTATGGAAAAGGTATGTTACTAGAGATAGAGGTATCTACGTGCTTCAGGAAAATTAATCCTCAAAGCCTCGCATAAAATAGGGtcacattttttccttgatttgcAAAGTTAGTTCACACAGTTGTATGGAATTGTTTTATAACATACATTAAATGAAGCAGAACATGAAGCATGGGTTCTTTTGGCAAAATGAACGCTATTATCTCCCTACAACAGAATTTCACTTTTAAccttttttctgttactgtaaTACAAATATGTTTCTATTCTGCTGCAGTTCATACAAATATGTTGCTGGAAAGGCTATTCTCCTTGCTGAGCAGTAGTTAGGGGCtgggagaaaagcagctttatgAGATTCATTAGCTGAGAGTGACTGGGCAGAGCACCATTTAACATTATTTTGGCTTTGTAGTGTATATACATCATTGTATGTGTCCAGCTAAATCCTTTTTAGAAGCAAGTAGATGTGACACAGTAAATAATGCCATTCTATTCTGTCCAAATCTCTCTACACTTAAATGATCTGgggagaagaagcagcagatacAGTGTTGACTAACTTCTGCCATTGAAGTAATTGTGACACAGCCTTTAGTACTTTAAACATTTCAGGTGCTTAAGCTACATGGCCATGCAgaattttgcatttctattAACCATTCCTGTCAGAGAGACATGTCATTAGGGTTCATTACTTTacaattatatttataaaaccTTGTAGTCACAGTAGCTTATAGTCAGCTGTGAGAATTGGAGATCCCAGCTGACTTCCAATCTGCATACACCAGTCTGGTCCTGTATGTTATGTTCCCGGCACTGTCCACCTTCTCTACTACTTTGCCTTGCACATATCTTACATCATCTGGATACTGTAAACTGATATTTATACATACAACTCACAGCTTAGATATGCAGACAAAATTAGGAGTAAAAGGGAGTAAGGTAAAGCATAATAAAGACTGGAATAAGAGACAGGCAactgagagagaggaaggacCATACAGTAGAGAGCTGCATTGAGGTctaagggagaagagaggatgcTTCAGTCAATTCTCTGTACTACCCACACTCATTTATAAATTGAATGGATGAATAAAAggttttcttctcccagctaTTCTGCTAGCTATGAGTGTGAAACATGGTAAATATCCTGCTTTTCACCCCTCACTGTCTGCAGAAACTAAAGTCATGCTCATTTTAAGATACCTTCTCAACTGAGTTCTTTAGCCTCCTCAAGCACAGGAGCAGAGAGTTAATCACTGTTGAACTGCCAAGCTGCTTTTGTCTCTTGATTTAAGTGTCAGCTCTCAGAAAGTTTAGTCATGTAAGGTCTAGCCCTGTGAGACACCAAGAACCATTCTTGATGCTTAAAGCTCTCAGGTGTCTTTGTCTTCTGGAGGGGCTTAGGATGAGGTCATTTAAAGCAATCACCAAGAAGTCGTGCCTGATTAGTCTTTCAGTTGGGGCTTGGACAGGCAGTTATGTGCAGTAAGTGAAGAAAACCAAAGGCTAGTGGTGAATACTCAGTGTTTTCATAGTGCCTGGTCAGTGAAACTGAATAACAGtgtgaggaaaaacagagagaggagaaaaaaaaaaaaagggattgtTGATGTAGTCAGATATTGAGCCGCACACCCTGACTGTATTAATCGCAGATGTTGGCCTTGTAGCCTTACAAAAGAGGGTGTGGGGTGCTCATTCTGTACCAGCTTTGGAATGCTTTGTACCGGCTGAGGCTGGTGCATAGCAAATGTTTTGTACCTGTCTCTaagcctccctgctccccataccttcctccctgctccccaccacTGTGAAGCAAGACGGGAGAATTAATGATGGGACATGCCATAGACCCATGCTCCAACAGAGCGTGCAGAAGGACTAGTTCATCCAAAGTTCAAGTGATGATGACTACTAGCCTTCATTGGGGACCCCAAGTAGACCACCGCCACCAGGAGGAGTGCATACGCAAGGAGACGAGACCTGCCTCCAAAGCCGACCACGCTTCAGACACTCCTCTCTTGGCATGTGTAGCCTGCCAGGTGGAGTATGGCAAatctccacaggactgagaTGGAGCAAAGGCAGGTGGCAAGGAGGAGCCAGGTGTATGGActagcataaaagacagctctgaAGCAGCCGAATTTTGAAGATCTTCCTCATCGTGAGATCACATTGAtcgaagacagaagcagaggaacgCCTTCTGGACCAGGACCCCAGAGACATCTGTGGATCCATGGTGGTAGCTATaaacccccttttccttcccttttctccccatcctttttcttattctctctctctttctattgCAAGCTGCTTTATGGGCACAATTAGtaaagttcctgtttggattgaaatttaactcccttgacttgttgaattattgctttgctttctttttgcactcgGAGATTGTAGCTGAAAATAACCATCACACATCCACTTATGAGTGGACCATGACATAAATTGGCATCATGGACAGGATTCTGATAGAGCCAGAGGGGTAAAAAGCCCTCCAAACTCAATGTTTAGAGGACTTTGTTGTGATTCCGGCTATCAGAACTTAGAGTGCCAAAAAGGGGagttaaatttttattttagtgataCTTGAGAAAGGGTAAGAGTGGCCGTCGGCAAGTATCTAACTTTCTCAAGTGGATTTGAAttgtttttgctgttgttcctgagattgttttgtttctgagtcAGGATAGTATAAATGATAACTGAAAAACAGGAGGATAGAGATTCTCAGTTGATGGATGATAGAGATTtggttttttgcatttttgctaAATATGGTGCTCAACCCTCTCCTATTGGGGAAGACTGGGCTCAAGAGAATTGGAAAGATTTGTGGAGTACAATGGACTGGATTTCGTTATTGCAGAATGAGGCTAACgttaagcaaaaaaaacaggCAATAGTCTGCTCTGTCTTGGGTGCCAGCTTGGTCACAGCCATTAAAGACCATTTTAGGCAGCGTAGTGATGAAGAACAAATCGTAGAATCCTTAGAAACCCTGGGGAATTGTCACCAAGTAACAATTTCCAATTTGGAAAGGGAATTAGAGCGTAAGGAAGAAGAAACCCATTCATTAAGGGTTGCTCTTGAAGTAAATCATGTTAACGGTACTACTAATTCAAAGAACACTAGTTCAAAGGATACAGTATCATCGGGATCTGAGGAAAAGGTTATCCATCAAATTAACCCAATATATCCACAAAAGGAATTGGAAGAGATGAGAAACTTTGATAAAAATCCCCCTCACCTGAGACTCTCAATCAAAACTAAATATTCTTATCTtaacaacaaagaaacagacCCCCACTTAACCGCCAAGGAAACACTCTATTCTGCCACTGAACTGGAAAAGTTGAAAAAGGAATACGGGCATCTTATCAAAGaatctgaaacagaatatgTGTGGCGTGTGTCTTTAACTGGTGGTAACCAAATTCAATTGAgcaaaaaggaggctgagggttcTTGGGGCCACAGAGTTTTCTTAACAACAGGCGATCACCGGCCCTCATGGTCCTTAACTCAACGTGCTGCTTACTGGGCTGGAGGGTTAAAACCCTTTGAATAGGGAAGACCCCTTTGCAATAACAGGCACAGCTGACCAATTACTGGAAAGCATGCACAAAGCTGCTTGCATACAAAAGATACACgagagaaaattaattcccaGATGTGAATCACCAATGATGTTGCCTGTTAACCCTGAAATTATGACTCCCCTGATAAGGGGACTCCCCGAGTCACTTAAATCCACGGGGATAAGTCTCCAGAGAACCATAGCGTCAGTGGGTCCTGTGGAGAGGTTGGAGGGTTTTATGCACAGAGGAAATAATAGCAGAAATGCAGGCAGTACCATTACAGACTGTTACACAAATTCCTCCGACTTTTCAACACCAGCCCTGCTAGGTAACAGACCACACGCTAGACCTAAAGTCTGGACATGGGAGGAGGTAGCACAAGACTTAATTGATTACAGTAGAAAATACTGTCCTGTGAAGCCTTTGAGGAAAGATCAAGGGGCATCTAACATGTAGGAGTTAAAAATGCATTCCCCCATGCCAGCAATATTGCAGATGTTGCCGAAGATCAGTCACACTCTAAACTCATTCTGGTCCAACATCATTGGTGGTGTTTAGGGCTTAAAAAGGGAATTCCTAAGGATTTAATGAACGGTCTACCTTTAGATAAATTGAGCTCACTGGTAACCCAGTGGTGTGTGTCAAAAGCAGATTCCTcttcttctgtgaaagaaagtGCACCCGTCACGGCTTCACCTCCCCCTTTCATTGACAGTGCAGACAAGACACCAAAGCAAACTTTTTCCCCAGAGCAGGGAAACTAGAATTTCCGTTTCCTAGTAGTAGGCGGGGAAATGGAGAATGGATTTATATTCATATTTAGCtcactaaaacagaaaagggagattTGTTGATCACAGCTATTGTGGGACCTAAGCGTGCACCAGTGACATTTTTAATTGATACAGGTGCACAGATTTCTGCCCTGACTGAGGAGGATGCTAAGAGGTGTGGATTTTCTCCCTTAAGGCGAAATCTATCCGTGCTAAATGCTTTGGGATCAACAGAGATCATGAATGTCACTCTGGTAAAATTAACCCTGCTGGGGAAGAGAGCTCAATTACTATTGTAATGGTGATTGGtaatattccttttaaattgTTAGGGATAGATGTCCTTAAGGGAAAACAGTGGGAGGATACAGAAGGACTACTTTGGTCTTTCGGGATTCCCCAAATGCACATCAGATTGTTGCAAGAAGCTCCACCACTAACTTTTAGCAAGGCCACTAATGTCAAGCAATACCCCCTTCCCTTAGGAGGTAAGGAGGGTATCAAACCCGTTATGcaggaaatgaaagaacaggGAATTGTGACAAATACTCATTCTCCTTTCAACTCCCCTGAATGGCCAGTGAAAAAGCCCAACGGAAAGTAGTGACTTACAGTTGATTTTCAAAGGTTAAATGCTAATACCGACACTTTCAGGTCATCAAGACCAAGCTGGGGTGGTAATGGGGTTAGCCCAAACCCCATGGTCACCATGTGGGTCAACAGTCATGTGATGTAGACTCTCAATTTGTAGCTTTCTCACAAAGTCATTGAGAAAGAGCTAAAATTCATATGTGCTACTTAATTCAACTGGAGACTTGGCCAGCATGATCTCCTTACTACTCCTAGGTGAGATGGACTTTGGAGGTTAATAACCACCCTCCTTGGAGTCGCTTGAGAAGAGTTGGTGCTGGTCAGAACAGTCTCAACATTTCTAACCCATGCCATTACATGTGTCAAAGATCCTAGCTAATTTTCCACTTTAAACTGTTTTCCCAAAATTGAATGAAGCAAAGTTCCTCTGTCTACTTTATCTCAAAGTCAGCAATCAATTAACCTCTTTTGGTGTCCCTAATAGCTTTGATTATATCTATACCACTTTACACCACTGAAAAGGGAGTTCAGTTTCCCTTCAAACTCCAGTACCTCTTCTAGTAGTTAATGACTAATATGCCAATCAGTCTATATAATTACACTCCTTTTTCCACGCTTCATGTCTCCTCTGCTTTGGGAGAAAATTTTTGTGTCTTAGAGCTGCCCTCGGTGGAACTCGTCATACGCCTTCAGACACACTCttgttcagctgctgccttgccctttctctgcctctgagAGTTTTTCCTGGGGATTTAAATTGCAAAACTTGAGAGGAGAAAGCTGCCGCTATGGTGCCGATAGGAGAGTCTTGATCTCTACAGCACTTCATTTCCTGAGAATAGGCTCCAGAGAGGGTAGTTGTATACTTAATGTGAGCCTTCAAAAACCAACTATGGAAAGCCAAAAATATGTGGTTTTCAATTGCCCTTTTCTCAGAGGACTGCTCCAGTCCATCCAAATGACTACTTATGCCATCAAGCACGGAGACCAGTGAGCATCTCCTGGTGGTCATTTCCATCCCTTGTTGAATCCTAACACTTTCACCCTGTTTGTCACACCACAAGGGAGCAACGATTTCCCTCCAATGGCACTGACATCTATGCTCCAGCTGCTTTGGTGATTACACTGCAGAATGTGTCAGGCTTCCTCACTGAGTCTTTCTTCAGCCCACTGAAAATTGAATGGAAACTGAAAGATCATCAACCAGTGAGGTGGGGTCTAAAACTATTTGATACTCTGGTGATTATCACTGTCGTCTAGAAGGTCCTAGGCCTGGCTTTCAGGGTAGattttttctggaaaggaaaCTGGAGAAAGAATCACCGATTTTCAGAAAGGTGTTATTCAGGTGACCAGCTTTGACAGGAGTTTCAGGTTGCAAACAACTGTAAGTTGCAAATATTCCCCAATCACTGCACTCAGGACTTCTACTAGACTAAGCAAGATGGTTCTCAACTTGGCACACTCAgttttctggattttatttttagggcCCTATCTTTATGACGTGTATGGCAAGGTGCCCAGGCACCTCATGCAAGGAAGGAAGGCCTCCCAGCAGATGTCAGCACATCTGAAAATTGGAAttgccctgccctgctcctgctgctcccagttcCTGGAAAGCGTCCAGCCCTGCTGTACCCTGGCACACAGCCTCAAAGTGCCAGTGTCTAGAGAGCTGCCGTTGAGTTGCGGTTTTGCTGTTGTCAGATTTAACAGCACTTATACACTTCAGCTGCATTAGCTCACACTTCTCTGTATGCTGATAAAAAATTATGATGAATTATCCAGTCCATTTTGGCTCTGTGCAGAGCTATCAAGAGTCTCAATATGCAAATAGATCTTGTTTATCATTTGATAGATACTGTGTAATGCAATTCCTAAATTACACTGAGTTTGCAATACCATCTGGTTTCATCTTTCATTACATTAGGAGATCACTTTGTTACATTTGACCTGAAAATTGCTGCAGGAATAAAGCAGGGCCATGGTTGCGGTTCACAGTGGTAAAAAGCTTTACTCGCTCATGTGAAACAACTGAATTTTAGGCATAAATCTCTTTTCTCATCTTCAAGTCCAGACAATAGCAACCACCAAGAAGGCCACTGTGAATATCTACAATCATGCACCAGGTTTACCTGGAAGCAGTGTCTGGTGGTACTGCCATAGAGGGGGACTTCCATCCAAATTTTCTCATGTGACTGAAAAGGGCTGATATATGGGGACTCAAGGAAGAAGGAGATGCCAGTGAAGGCTCAGAGGAGTGGCCTACAGGTATTAAGTGACTGTTGGTTTGATGAGGtctgaagacagagaaaagaaaatatttctgttaattcTATCGAGTTCCAAGTCTTCTCatgatttcaaagaaattatgagtaatgcattattttattgGTGATGCAAGGAGACTAGAGGAAGTTCACTATCTCTCTTTATTGTCCACATTTCCTTCAATCAGCCAAAACACTTTCTTCAACTGCTTTTACAGACCAGCTCTCTG harbors:
- the LOC128851622 gene encoding LOW QUALITY PROTEIN: uncharacterized protein LOC128851622 (The sequence of the model RefSeq protein was modified relative to this genomic sequence to represent the inferred CDS: deleted 1 base in 1 codon); this encodes MITEKQEDRDSQLMDDRDLVFCIFAKYGAQPSPIGEDWAQENWKDLWSTMDWISLLQNEANVKQKKQAIVCSVLGASLVTAIKDHFRQRSDEEQIVESLETLGNCHQVTISNLERELERKEEETHSLRVALEVNHVNGTTNSKNTSSKDTVSSGSEEKVIHQINPIYPQKELEEMRNFDKNPPHLRLSIKTKYSYLNNKETDPHLTAKETLYSATELEKLKKEYGHLIKESETEYVWRVSLTGGNQIQLSKKEAEGSWGHRVFLTTGDHRPSWSLTQRAAYWAGGLNPLNREDPFAITGTADQLLESMHKAACIQKIHERKLIPRCESPMMLPVNPEIMTPLIRGLPESLKSTGISLQRTIASVGPVERLEALLGNRPHARPKVWTWEEVAQDLIDYSRKYCPVKPLRKDQGASNM